Sequence from the Nitrospirota bacterium genome:
GTTCAAACTCAATCCGACATATTTTGACTTTGGCGGAGAAAGATATTTAAAGACAGGCGAGACTCTTCCTGATGGTGCTGTGGATGAGCTAAAAAAATTTCACGCCATTTATCTTGGAGCTATCGGCCATCCAGATGTGAGACCCGGCATCCTCGAAAAGGGTATACTGCTGAGGCTACGATTTGAGCTCGACCAGTATATAAACCTGAGGCCTGTAAAACTTTACCCTGGGGTTGACTGCCCGCTGAAGGATAAGAAACCGGAGGACATAGACTTTGTTGTTGTGAGGGAGAACACAGAGGGACTATATGCAGGCGCAGGTGGCGTTCTGAAAAAGGGCACGCCTGATGAGGTGGCAATACAGGAATCCATAAACACAAGAAAGGGTGTTGAGCGCTGCATCCGCTATGCCTTTGAATACTGTAAAAAGAGAAATAAGATAAACAAGCTCACCCTGTGCGGAAAGACAAATGTGCTTACCTTTGCCTGGGATTTATGGGAAAGGACATTCTACGAAGTGGCAAAAGAGTATCCTGATATAAAAGTTGACTATGCGCATGTTGATGCAATAACAATGTGGTTTGTCAAGAACCCTGAATGGTTTGACGTGATTGTTACTGATAATATGTTTGGTGATATAATTACTGACCTTGGCGCAATGATACAGGGAGGGATGGGAATAGCTGCTGGAGGAAATATTAACCCTCAGGGTGTCAGCATGTTTGAGCCTATCGGAGGCTCTGCGCCAAAATACAAGGGCAAAAATATTATTAACCCTCTTGCTGCCATATGTGCAGGCGGAATGATGCTCGAGCACCTCGGCGAGGAGGGTGCAGGCAAACTTGTTGAAAAAGCAGTGATGGAGGTTACAGGAAAACACCTGAAGAGTCTTGCAGCAGGCCAGATGGGTTACACGACAACAGAGGTTGGAGACCTTGTAGTCAGGTATATCAAAGAGCTATAATGGCTTTGATGGGTATTATAATTATGGATGTAGAACACAGAAAATACGTTAGAGCCCCTGAGGTTGCCGTGCTTGACCTTAGTGGCAGTGGGATGTGTGTCCATGTCTGAAAAGAAGAAAGTGCTTATTGTGGACGATAATGACATGACCCGCAGGATGAATAAGAGCAAACTCATGTTAGATGGTTTCACTGTTCTGGAGGCTATAGATGGAGTGGAGGCGATTAAAGTACTTGAGACAGAAGTGCCTGATGTTATAGTGCTTGACCTGTACATGGAGAAGATGGATGGGTTTAAGGTCTTAGCCCTTTTAAAAGGATCTCCAAAATGGAAGGATATACCTGTTATAGTGTTTTCTGCGAGAGGCACTCCAGTAGAAATAGAAAAGGCCATGAGTGCTGGTGCAGATGAGTTTTTGGTAAAGATGACCACATCG
This genomic interval carries:
- a CDS encoding 3-isopropylmalate dehydrogenase, whose translation is MTKSYNIAVIPGDGTGPEVIAEGIKVLQAAEGKFGFKLNPTYFDFGGERYLKTGETLPDGAVDELKKFHAIYLGAIGHPDVRPGILEKGILLRLRFELDQYINLRPVKLYPGVDCPLKDKKPEDIDFVVVRENTEGLYAGAGGVLKKGTPDEVAIQESINTRKGVERCIRYAFEYCKKRNKINKLTLCGKTNVLTFAWDLWERTFYEVAKEYPDIKVDYAHVDAITMWFVKNPEWFDVIVTDNMFGDIITDLGAMIQGGMGIAAGGNINPQGVSMFEPIGGSAPKYKGKNIINPLAAICAGGMMLEHLGEEGAGKLVEKAVMEVTGKHLKSLAAGQMGYTTTEVGDLVVRYIKEL
- a CDS encoding response regulator, which translates into the protein MSEKKKVLIVDDNDMTRRMNKSKLMLDGFTVLEAIDGVEAIKVLETEVPDVIVLDLYMEKMDGFKVLALLKGSPKWKDIPVIVFSARGTPVEIEKAMSAGADEFLVKMTTSPVKLSERVKGILKV